Within Acidimicrobiales bacterium, the genomic segment GGATCGAAGGCTCCGTCGTTGAACACGTTGCAGTTCTGATACACCTCGACGAAGGCGGACCCCTTGTGCTCGCGGGCACGCCTGAACATCTCCATCATGTGCGCGCGATCCATGTCGTGCGTACGCGCGACGAAAGTGGCCTCCGCACCGAGCGCCAGGCTTATCGGGTTGAAAGGCTTCTCCAACGACCCGAAGGGCGTCGACTTGGTGAGCTTCCCCCTCTCGCTCGTCGGAGACACCTGTCCTTTGGTGAGCCCGTAGATCTGGTTGTTGAACAGGAGGATCGTGATGTTCACGTTGCGGCGTAGCGCATGGATCAGGTGGTTTCCCCCGATGGACAAGAGGTCGCCGTCACCTCCGATGACCCAGACGTCCAAGTCAGGACGAGCCATCGCCAGCCCGGTCGCGATCGCGGGAGCCCGACCGTGGATCCCGTGGAACCCGTAGGTGTTCATGTAGTAGGGGAAGCGTGACGCGCAGCCGATTCCCGACACGAAGACCGTGTTCTCGGGCCGGGCCCCGACCTCTGCCAACATCAGCTGCACCGCGGCGAGGATGGAGTAGTCCCCGCAGCCGGGACACCACCGGACCTCCTGATCGCTCTGCCAGTCCTTTCTCGTCGTGGCGGTTGCATCAGCCATCTATCGCCTCCAGGAAGGCTCGTTCGAGTTCTCCCGCGCTGAAGGGCACGCCCTTCACCTTCGTCACCGACCGGACGTCCACCAGGTACCTCGCTCTCAACAACAGGGCCAGTTGACCGAGATTCATCTCGGGTACGACCACCCGCGGGGCGGATCGCAGGATCTCCCCCAGGTCTGCAGGTAGCGGGTTCAGCCAGCGGAGATGCACCTGCGCCACACGCCGACCCCGTGATCTGACCCTGTCGACCGCACCGCAGATCGCACCCCATGTGGATCCCCATCCGACCACGAGCAGCTCCGGGTCTTCCCGGTCCCCGCGCACTTCGGTGGGCGGTATGTCCCGCACTATTCCGTCGATCCTCTGCTTCCGCAGACGCACCATCTTTTCGTGGTTGTCCGGGTCGTAGCTCACGTTCCCGGTGACGTCCTCCTTCTCGAGGCCACCGATCCGGTGCATGAGACCCGGGGTACCGGGTATCGCCCATCGGCGCGCGAGAGTCTCCGGATCCCTCACGTACGGGTGGAAAGTCGGTCGCCCTTCCGCATCGACACCGTTGGGCTCTGAGGCGAAGTCGACCTCGATGGGCTCCAGTGAGTCGACGTCTGGGATCCTCCACGGCTCGGAGCTGTTCGCCAGGTACCCGTCGGAGAGGAGTATCACCGGTGTTCGGTATCGCAGCGCCGTACGCGCGGCGACTATGACCGCGTCGAAGCAGTCGGAAGGACTCCTTGCCGCGAGTATGGGCAGCGGAGCCTCGCCGTGCCTGCCGAACATCGCCATGAGCAGGTCCGCCTGCTCCGTCTTGGTGGGCAGACCAGTAGAGGGTCCTCCCCGCTGTACGTCGACCACGACGAGAGGGAGTTCCAGGCTCACCGCCAGACCCACCGTCTCGGACTTGAGGGCCATGCCCGGTCCACTGGTCGTGGTGAAAGCCAGATGTCCGCCGTAGCTGGCGCCCAGCGCCGCCCCCACCGCTGCGATCTCGTCCTCCGCCTGCAGCGTGCGCACACCGAAGTGCTTCAGCCTCGCCAATTCGTGGAGGATGTCCGAAGCGGGTGTTATCGGATACGAACCGAGGAAGACCGGCAGTTGAGCCAGCTGACCGGCGGCAACGATCCCCCAGCTGAGGGCGGTGTTTCCGGTGATGTTCGTATAGACGCCCGGGGGGAGTGGCGCGGGCTCCACCTTGTGGCGATATTCGAACAGCTCCGCCGTCTCGCCGAAGGCGTGCCCGGCTTTGAAGGCAGCCTTGTTCGCTGCGATCACGTCGGGCTTCCCCGCGAACTTCGCCTCTATCCAGCGGAGCGTCACCTCTTCGGGCCGCGAATACATCCACGAGAGGAGCCCCAACGCGAAGAAGTTCTTCGAGCGCTCCGCATCCCTGGGCTTCACACCGAGCGGAGCGACCGCCTCGCGCGTCAGCTTCGACATCGGGACCCGATAGACCCGGTACCCAGAAAGCGTCCCGTCCTCCAGAGGGTTCTTGTCGTATCCCGCCTTGGCAAGGTTCCGTTCCGTGAAGGCATCCTCGTTGACTATGACCGTGCCGCCCTCGCGCACTCGTGGCAACTCGGCCTTGAGAGCCGCGGGGTTCATCGCGACCAGCACGTCGGCTGTGTCACCCGGTGTCGTTATGTCATGGTCGGAGATCGCGACCTGGAAGGACGACACGCCGGCGAGCGTCCCGGCCGGCGCGCGAATCTCCGCCGGGAACTCCGGGAGAGTCGCGAGATCGTTCCCCGCCACCGCCGAAGCGGAAGTGAAACGGTTTCCCGCCAGCTGCATCCCGTCGCCGGAGTCCCCGGCGAACAGGATCACGACTCGGTCGATCGTCCGGACGGGCCTCGTCCGCTGAGCTGTGTCGGCCAATTGAAACCCCTTTGTTTCGTCAGGCCTGCATCTACTTGCTCACTGTATCGTCTCGCGGCCCCGAGCTGCGGTGACCCCCGAACTAAAATCGAATAGGGGTACCACCCGCTCGTCGAGCGTCACGCGACGGTGACGGATTCGTCCAAGTAGACGTCCTGTACCGCGTGAAGCAGCTCGACGCCTTCCGACATCGGGCGCTGGAACGCCTTGCGACCGGTGATCAACCCCATGCCGCCGGCCCGCTTGTTGATCACAGCGGTTCTCACGGCTTGAGCCAGGTCGCCGGCGCCCTTCGACTCGCCTCCACTGTTGATCAAACCGACTCTGCCCATGTAACAGTTCACGACCTGCCAACGTGTCAGGTCGATCGGGTGCTCGGAAGTGAGTCGCTCATACACCAACGGACTCGTCCTCCCGAAGGAGAGTGCCTGGTAGCCGCCGTTGTTCTCCGGTTGCTTCTGCTTGACGATGTCGGCCTTGATGGTCACCCCGATGTGATTCGCCTGTCCGGTGAGGTCTGCGGAGACGTGGTAGTCGACGCCGTCCTTCTTGAAGGCCGAGTTGCGCAGGTAGCACCACAGGACGGTGAACATGCCGAGCTCATGCGCCTCCTCGAACGCCTCGGAGACCTCTTGGAGCTGGCGTGTCGACTCTTCAGACCCGAAGTAGATAGTCGCTCCCACACCCGCGGCGCCGAGGTTCCACGCGTCGCGGACGGAGCCGAACATCACCTGGTCGTATCGGTTCGGATAGGTGAGCAGCTCGTTGTGGTTCAGCTTCACGATAAACGGGATCCGATGCGCGTACTTGCGCGAGCACGCGGCCAGCACGCCGAACGTGGTGGCCACCGCGTTGCAACCGCCCTCGATGGCCAGCCGCACGATGTTCTCTGGGTCGAAGTACTCGGGATTCGGAGCGAACGAGGCCGCACCCGAATGCTCGATTCCCTGGTCCACCGGAAGAATCGACAGGTATCCGGTTCCACCGAGGCGACCGTGGTCGAACAGTGCCTGGAGGCTTCGCAACACTTGGGGATTCCGGTCGCTGTCCTTCCAGACCCGCTCCACGAAGTCAGGCCCGGGCAGGTGCAGCTGGTCCTTGGGTACACCCTTGCACTCGTGGCCGAGCAACCAATCGGCTTCTTCTCCCAACAGAGCCTGAATGTCCGTCATGGCTGAGACCTCACGCCTCCTCGTTCTCGTTCGTCGATCCTCGTCCCACCCGATCCTCCAGGTACGAGGCGAGGACCATCTGCTTCGCGGTCGCCTCGCCCCTCCGATTGACCATGCAACGGAGGCCGGCGGATCGCAACTCGGGACCCGACCGCGACTGGGGACCCGACCGCCGGACGCACCCGCTGTTACTCGAGCCTACGCCGCGACTGGCACAGGTTGAAGTACGAACGGGCGGCTCCGACTTCACGACAGGTCCCGAGCGCGTTCGTCTGCGTCGGTGAGATCCGGAGCGGCTCTCGCGATCTCCGAGAACAGTCGTCTCGCCCTGGGCAGCTCACCCGCCCTTTCCAGCGCGTCCGCCAACGCGTAGGCCCTGCGAAGCATGTATATGGGGGAGGAACGTCTTATCTTCTTGGCGGGAAAGTCCCGCGACAACAGCTCGACGGCCTCTCGGACGCGACCACGGTCTACGAGCGACCCCGCGAGGACGATACGACCCTCCTCGACGAGCTCGGGATC encodes:
- a CDS encoding 2-oxoglutarate ferredoxin oxidoreductase subunit beta; the encoded protein is MADATATTRKDWQSDQEVRWCPGCGDYSILAAVQLMLAEVGARPENTVFVSGIGCASRFPYYMNTYGFHGIHGRAPAIATGLAMARPDLDVWVIGGDGDLLSIGGNHLIHALRRNVNITILLFNNQIYGLTKGQVSPTSERGKLTKSTPFGSLEKPFNPISLALGAEATFVARTHDMDRAHMMEMFRRAREHKGSAFVEVYQNCNVFNDGAFDPLTAKDRRDDMLIPLRHGEPVKFGANGDKGVVIDKDGTARVVSVAEVGEDAIHVHDETAELSVAFALSRLSSGPTEPTPIGVFRAVQDPEYGEAVSAQIAEAVERRGPGELRKLLTSGATWEVAG
- the korA gene encoding 2-oxoglutarate ferredoxin oxidoreductase subunit alpha, with translation MADTAQRTRPVRTIDRVVILFAGDSGDGMQLAGNRFTSASAVAGNDLATLPEFPAEIRAPAGTLAGVSSFQVAISDHDITTPGDTADVLVAMNPAALKAELPRVREGGTVIVNEDAFTERNLAKAGYDKNPLEDGTLSGYRVYRVPMSKLTREAVAPLGVKPRDAERSKNFFALGLLSWMYSRPEEVTLRWIEAKFAGKPDVIAANKAAFKAGHAFGETAELFEYRHKVEPAPLPPGVYTNITGNTALSWGIVAAGQLAQLPVFLGSYPITPASDILHELARLKHFGVRTLQAEDEIAAVGAALGASYGGHLAFTTTSGPGMALKSETVGLAVSLELPLVVVDVQRGGPSTGLPTKTEQADLLMAMFGRHGEAPLPILAARSPSDCFDAVIVAARTALRYRTPVILLSDGYLANSSEPWRIPDVDSLEPIEVDFASEPNGVDAEGRPTFHPYVRDPETLARRWAIPGTPGLMHRIGGLEKEDVTGNVSYDPDNHEKMVRLRKQRIDGIVRDIPPTEVRGDREDPELLVVGWGSTWGAICGAVDRVRSRGRRVAQVHLRWLNPLPADLGEILRSAPRVVVPEMNLGQLALLLRARYLVDVRSVTKVKGVPFSAGELERAFLEAIDG
- a CDS encoding fructose-bisphosphate aldolase, giving the protein MTDIQALLGEEADWLLGHECKGVPKDQLHLPGPDFVERVWKDSDRNPQVLRSLQALFDHGRLGGTGYLSILPVDQGIEHSGAASFAPNPEYFDPENIVRLAIEGGCNAVATTFGVLAACSRKYAHRIPFIVKLNHNELLTYPNRYDQVMFGSVRDAWNLGAAGVGATIYFGSEESTRQLQEVSEAFEEAHELGMFTVLWCYLRNSAFKKDGVDYHVSADLTGQANHIGVTIKADIVKQKQPENNGGYQALSFGRTSPLVYERLTSEHPIDLTRWQVVNCYMGRVGLINSGGESKGAGDLAQAVRTAVINKRAGGMGLITGRKAFQRPMSEGVELLHAVQDVYLDESVTVA